The genome window TCTGATCGAAAACCGCGCATGAGTTGCTTGACTGCAATGCCTGAAAATATCGCAAATCATGTGCAACACACCCCGTGGCGAGGGAGCTTGCTCCCGCTCGGGCGCGCAGCGGCCGCAACGTTCAAGCCAGCCGCCGCGCAGCTCACCCGACACACCGCTCCAGAACACCTCCAAACCCAACCCATCACAGTAAAAGCCCGGCCTCATCCGCCGGGCTTTTTCATGTTTCAACGCCTGGCTAGCGCCCCGCCGCCCGCGCCATGCAGCGCTGATAACGCTCATCCACCCGCTTGGCAAACCACGCTGTGGTCAGCTTGCGCGTGATTTTCGGGCTCTTGAGCACGATCCCCGGCAATACCGCCCGCGGCAACGGCTTGCCCTCGGCCCGCTCAGCCAGTTCGAACACACGCTTGTAGAGCTTGCTGTCCTCGAACGCCAGGCTGTCGCCCTGCTCCAATTGATCGCGAATGGTCGGGTTGCGCATTCCCAACGACTTGCCCAGCGTGCGTACCGCCAGCTCCGTGCTGCCCGGCATGATTGAATCATGGGCAACCAGATCGCCATCCAGCGCCAGGGAAATGCCCGACGCTACACTCACCCCATGCTGGAAAGCCGCGTTGCGACTGGCGTACCACCCGGCATTGAAATCGGCGAAACGATACAACGGCTCGGTATAGTTCACCGGATAGCCCAGCAAATGCGCGATACCGAAATACATCCCACCACGGCGACTGAACACTTCGCGACGAATCGAGCCATCCACCGTGTAGGGATAATCCCGCGCATGGGCCTGGGCAAACGCGATACTGACCTGCATCGGCCCACCCGTGTGCACCGGATTGAAACCGCCGAACAGGGTCTTGCCCAGCGGCACCATGCCGATGAAATCATCGAAAATCCCGCTCAGCTCTTTCTCGCTACGGGCCGCGTCGAGCCGATCGCTGTAGTTTTTGCCATTGGGCGAACGCACCTGGAGCGCGCCGCTGACCAACAGCTCCGGAATGTGCACCTTCGCCGCACGGCGGTTGATCTCCTGACGAGCGATCTTGCCCAGCCCCGGCACCGGCGGGTCGGCCTGGAACGTCGACTCCTGCTCGGTCACCGCCAGGACCGCACAGATATTCTGCGTCGTGGACGGGATCTGCTGGGCCGCAAAGGCCACGTAAATATCAGTCGCCCAGCCTTCACGATCCACCGTCTTGGCCGGCAACAACTGCACGATCTGCTTCTTGACCTCAGCGGGCTGGCGCTCGGGCTCCTGCAACTGACGGCTGCCGCAACCGGCCAGGGCCAGCAACGCCGCGAGGCTGATCATCAATGGGTTGAATTGCATGGTGCTCCATCGCGTTCGTTATTCCGGAGCAACCATACGATCAAAAGTGGATGCGGGCTATGCCCAATGTGGGAGCGAGCCTGCTAGCGATAGCGGCGACACAGGCACCCTCGATGCAAGCTGACACACCGCTATCGCGAGCAAGCTCGCTCCCACAGGAGAATGGCGGTGTACCCGGATCTTCCGTCCAACACAAAAACCCATGTGGGAGCGAGCTTGCTCGCGATGACGGCGGTACAGTCACCACTGAGGCAAGTAGAAGGAACGCAGGATCAGATCCCACTCAGCGCCAGGTCCATGGCGAAGTAGGTGAAGATCAGGTCTGCCCCCGCCCGCTTGATTGCGCCAAGGCTCTCGCGGACCACACGGGCTTCGTCGATGGCGCCGGCCTGGGCGGCGAATTTGATCATCGCGTATTCGCCACTGACCTGGTAAGCCGACAACGGCAGATTCGAAGCCTGGCGAATATCGCGGATGATGTCGAGGTAGGCACCGGCCGGCTTGACCATCAGCGCATCGGCACCCTCTTGCTCATCGAGCAGGGATTCACGCAAGGCTTCGCGGCGGTTCATCGGGTTCATCTGGTAGCTCTTGCGGTCACCTTTCAGTGCGCTGCCGCCGGCTTCGCGGAACGGCCCATACAGCGCCGAGGCGAATTTGGTGGAATAGGCCATGATCGCCGTCTGGCTGAAACCGGCTTCATCCAAAGCCTTGCGAATCGCCTGGACCTGGCCGTCCATGGCCGCCGACGGCGCGATCACATCGGCACCGGCGCGGGCCGCCGCCACGGCTTGCTTGCCCAGGTTGATCAAGGTCCGGTCGTTGTCCACTTCATCGCCGTGGAGCACGCCGCAGTGACCATGGTCGGTGTATTCACAGAAGCAGGTGTCGGACATCACGATCATTTCCGGCACCGCGTCCTTGCAGATCCCGGCCATGCGTGACACCAGACCGCGCTCGCGCCAGGTGTCGCTGCCCTCGTTGTCCAGGTGATGGGACACGCCAAAGGTCATCACCGACTTGATGCCAGCACGGGCATAGCGTTCGATCTCACCGGCCAGCTTCGACTCCGGGATGCGCACCACGCCGGGCATGCTCTTGATCGGTACAAAATCATCGATTTCTTCTTCGACGAAAATCGGCAGCACCAGATCGTTCAAGGTGAACTCGGTTTCCTGGAACAGGCTGCGCAGGCTTGCATTGCGACGCAGGCGGCGTGGACGTGCTTCGGGGAACTGGCTGGACATGGGACTCCTGGGCAAAAAAATGGTATTCGATCACAGGGAGCGAAGCTTATGCCCAGGCCAGCCAGGGCACAAACGCCAGCTGGAAAACAGAGTGTTACCAGCCGGGTAATAATCGCCTCACACGGTCAGCGAGCCATTGATGCACGTCACGACGGCACCACCAATCCAAACCTCTTCTCCCAACTGCTCGACATGAATTCGCCCGGCCCGGCCCATCGTCAGCCCCTGGCTGACCACGTAGGACGCAGGCGCCAGCCCTTTGCCCAGCATCCATTGGGCAAGCCCGGCGTTCAGGCTACCGGTGGCCGGATCCTCGGGCATGCCATCCCCGGCGATAAAGCCGCGCACTTCGAAGTGGGCCTCATCGCCATCCACGGCCCGATCCCAGGGTGCAACCACGCCCACGGCCAGATCCAGCAACTGCGGGTAATCCGGCTCAAGCGTCAGGACTTGCTGGCGATCCTTGAGCATCACCGCCAGCCAGCCGGCACCATTATCGACCCATTGCGCCTCGACAATCGCCTGCGCTGCGAGCCCCAGCCCCTTGCGCACCCGCTCCAGCAGCTCGGCCTCCAGCGGGCCGGACTTGAGCAAGGGCGGCGCAAGGAACGCCAACCCATGATCGCTGCGGCGCACCCTGACCAGGCCGACACCGCACTCCTGCACGATCTCCTGCCCTTTGGGCACGCCTCCGGCTTCCAGCCAGGCGTGACAACTGCCCAGGGTCGGATGCCCGGCAAACGGCAACTCGGTGGACGTGGTGAAAATACGCACCCGGTAATCGGCTTCCGGGTGCTGCGGCGCCAGCAGGAACGTGGTTTCGCTGAGGTTGGTCCAGTTGGCAAAAGCGGCCATGCGCGAGTCACTGAGCCCATCGGCCCCCAGCACCACCGCCAGCGGATTACCCTTGAGCGGTACGTCGCTGAATACATCCAGTTGCTTGTAATCGAATCGGCGGGTCGTCGGTTTGCTCATTCCGGAATCTTCAACCCACGGGCCACGGCCGGTCGCGCCAGGAAG of Pseudomonas fluorescens contains these proteins:
- the hemB gene encoding porphobilinogen synthase; amino-acid sequence: MSSQFPEARPRRLRRNASLRSLFQETEFTLNDLVLPIFVEEEIDDFVPIKSMPGVVRIPESKLAGEIERYARAGIKSVMTFGVSHHLDNEGSDTWRERGLVSRMAGICKDAVPEMIVMSDTCFCEYTDHGHCGVLHGDEVDNDRTLINLGKQAVAAARAGADVIAPSAAMDGQVQAIRKALDEAGFSQTAIMAYSTKFASALYGPFREAGGSALKGDRKSYQMNPMNRREALRESLLDEQEGADALMVKPAGAYLDIIRDIRQASNLPLSAYQVSGEYAMIKFAAQAGAIDEARVVRESLGAIKRAGADLIFTYFAMDLALSGI
- a CDS encoding PhzF family phenazine biosynthesis protein encodes the protein MSKPTTRRFDYKQLDVFSDVPLKGNPLAVVLGADGLSDSRMAAFANWTNLSETTFLLAPQHPEADYRVRIFTTSTELPFAGHPTLGSCHAWLEAGGVPKGQEIVQECGVGLVRVRRSDHGLAFLAPPLLKSGPLEAELLERVRKGLGLAAQAIVEAQWVDNGAGWLAVMLKDRQQVLTLEPDYPQLLDLAVGVVAPWDRAVDGDEAHFEVRGFIAGDGMPEDPATGSLNAGLAQWMLGKGLAPASYVVSQGLTMGRAGRIHVEQLGEEVWIGGAVVTCINGSLTV
- a CDS encoding DUF1615 domain-containing protein, coding for MQFNPLMISLAALLALAGCGSRQLQEPERQPAEVKKQIVQLLPAKTVDREGWATDIYVAFAAQQIPSTTQNICAVLAVTEQESTFQADPPVPGLGKIARQEINRRAAKVHIPELLVSGALQVRSPNGKNYSDRLDAARSEKELSGIFDDFIGMVPLGKTLFGGFNPVHTGGPMQVSIAFAQAHARDYPYTVDGSIRREVFSRRGGMYFGIAHLLGYPVNYTEPLYRFADFNAGWYASRNAAFQHGVSVASGISLALDGDLVAHDSIMPGSTELAVRTLGKSLGMRNPTIRDQLEQGDSLAFEDSKLYKRVFELAERAEGKPLPRAVLPGIVLKSPKITRKLTTAWFAKRVDERYQRCMARAAGR